In Zingiber officinale cultivar Zhangliang chromosome 3B, Zo_v1.1, whole genome shotgun sequence, a single window of DNA contains:
- the LOC121967457 gene encoding BRISC and BRCA1-A complex member 2-like isoform X2, whose amino-acid sequence MSVEPPLPQPIAAQLNHLLTYSPLSVKVERVWSGSKNARYSDRLTLSIPFCLDYIKWDVIYNALHPSLAPDVVFSLEDDDFDPLGDIAREGEMRLSKSSLCDWNGKDPSKLMALVHELRDLYTHYQRRRVGEIDDARLKFELNTMLSREGIEVCMVPSLDRPEEVKFSVRLIDTDLNKLVTSCNWKHQQKIYLQVIFPVSRSYSSAPAAPRIKLVSTPELKSLFSIEDVKLPQWCMAEYLPVIEDHLKVQVVEAIASIGARRRFIEALAPLFGRPLEVDPVFCRRATVLCGSGAFTFLVHFSIPTQFPKQQPILVMQSSQHFNSQSLPISSPPVNEYPWSPRWEPAEMAERIFEFVVDECLDFKKFCIDSSPK is encoded by the exons ATGTCCGTGGAGCCACCACTGCCGCAGCCGATCGCCGCTCAGCTCAACCATCTTCTCACATACTCTCCCCTCTCCGTCAAG GTCGAGCGGGTATGGTCCGGATCCAAAAACGCTCGATACTCCGACCGCTTAACTCTCTCAATCCCCTTCTGCCTTGACTACATCAAAT GGGATGTGATCTACAACGCGCTCCACCCGTCACTAGCGCCGGATGTCGTCTTTTCGCTGGAGGACGATGACTTCGATCCCCTAGGCGATATAGCAAGGGAGGGGGAAATGCGGTTGAGCAAGAGCAGCTTGTGTGATTGGAATGGAAAAGATCCATCGAAGCTGATGGCTCTTGTCCATGAACTCAG GGATCTGTACACACATTATCAGAGGAGGAGGGTAGGGGAGATTGATGATGCTAGGCTTAAGTTTGAGCTTAATACTATGCTTTCGAGGGAG GGGATTGAAGTATGTATGGTTCCATCTCTTGATAGG CCAGAGGAAGTAAAATTTTCTGTACGCTTAATtgatacggacttaaacaagttAGTTACATCATGCAATTGGAAACATCAGCAGAAGATCTACTTGCAG GTTATATTTCCTGTTAGCAGAAGTTATTCTTCGGCACCTGCAGCTCCAAGAATAAAATTAGTTTCTACTCCAGAGTTAAAGTCCTTATTCTCTATCGAGGATGTCAAACTTCCACAATG GTGCATGGCCGAATACCTTCCTGTTATTGAAGATCACCTCAAGGTTCAG GTTGTGGAGGCAATTGCATCCATTGGTGCAAGAAGACGTTTTATAGAGGCTTTAGCTCCTCTTTTTGGAAGACCACTAGAAGTTGATCCG GTATTCTGCAGAAGAGCTACTGTGCTTTGTGGCTCTGGGGCTTTTACATTTTTG GTTCACTTTTCTATTCCTACACAGTTCCCAAAGCAGCAACCCATATTGGTAATGCAAAGTTCTCAG CACTTTAATTCTCAAAGCCTACCAATATCCTCACCCCCTGTGAATGAATACCCTTGGAGCCCTAGATGGGAACCAGCAGAGATGGCGGAACGAATATT CGAGTTCGTGGTAGACGAGTGTTTAGACTTCAAAAAGTTCTGTATTGATTCATCACCTAAGTAA
- the LOC121967457 gene encoding BRISC and BRCA1-A complex member 2-like isoform X1, protein MSVEPPLPQPIAAQLNHLLTYSPLSVKVERVWSGSKNARYSDRLTLSIPFCLDYIKWDVIYNALHPSLAPDVVFSLEDDDFDPLGDIAREGEMRLSKSSLCDWNGKDPSKLMALVHELRDLYTHYQRRRVGEIDDARLKFELNTMLSREGIEVCMVPSLDRPEEVKFSVRLIDTDLNKLVTSCNWKHQQKIYLQVIFPVSRSYSSAPAAPRIKLVSTPELKSLFSIEDVKLPQWLDGMCMAEYLPVIEDHLKVQVVEAIASIGARRRFIEALAPLFGRPLEVDPVFCRRATVLCGSGAFTFLVHFSIPTQFPKQQPILVMQSSQHFNSQSLPISSPPVNEYPWSPRWEPAEMAERIFEFVVDECLDFKKFCIDSSPK, encoded by the exons ATGTCCGTGGAGCCACCACTGCCGCAGCCGATCGCCGCTCAGCTCAACCATCTTCTCACATACTCTCCCCTCTCCGTCAAG GTCGAGCGGGTATGGTCCGGATCCAAAAACGCTCGATACTCCGACCGCTTAACTCTCTCAATCCCCTTCTGCCTTGACTACATCAAAT GGGATGTGATCTACAACGCGCTCCACCCGTCACTAGCGCCGGATGTCGTCTTTTCGCTGGAGGACGATGACTTCGATCCCCTAGGCGATATAGCAAGGGAGGGGGAAATGCGGTTGAGCAAGAGCAGCTTGTGTGATTGGAATGGAAAAGATCCATCGAAGCTGATGGCTCTTGTCCATGAACTCAG GGATCTGTACACACATTATCAGAGGAGGAGGGTAGGGGAGATTGATGATGCTAGGCTTAAGTTTGAGCTTAATACTATGCTTTCGAGGGAG GGGATTGAAGTATGTATGGTTCCATCTCTTGATAGG CCAGAGGAAGTAAAATTTTCTGTACGCTTAATtgatacggacttaaacaagttAGTTACATCATGCAATTGGAAACATCAGCAGAAGATCTACTTGCAG GTTATATTTCCTGTTAGCAGAAGTTATTCTTCGGCACCTGCAGCTCCAAGAATAAAATTAGTTTCTACTCCAGAGTTAAAGTCCTTATTCTCTATCGAGGATGTCAAACTTCCACAATGGTTAGATGGGAT GTGCATGGCCGAATACCTTCCTGTTATTGAAGATCACCTCAAGGTTCAG GTTGTGGAGGCAATTGCATCCATTGGTGCAAGAAGACGTTTTATAGAGGCTTTAGCTCCTCTTTTTGGAAGACCACTAGAAGTTGATCCG GTATTCTGCAGAAGAGCTACTGTGCTTTGTGGCTCTGGGGCTTTTACATTTTTG GTTCACTTTTCTATTCCTACACAGTTCCCAAAGCAGCAACCCATATTGGTAATGCAAAGTTCTCAG CACTTTAATTCTCAAAGCCTACCAATATCCTCACCCCCTGTGAATGAATACCCTTGGAGCCCTAGATGGGAACCAGCAGAGATGGCGGAACGAATATT CGAGTTCGTGGTAGACGAGTGTTTAGACTTCAAAAAGTTCTGTATTGATTCATCACCTAAGTAA
- the LOC121967458 gene encoding uncharacterized protein LOC121967458 encodes MSLKGVLMAAALQGVTEARARIFGHVLNPLGKRSPHKILRKKLIGEKIASWYPDDIKNEDPSVLAREEKERLAKLEMLKRRGKGPPPKGQGKRATKRKK; translated from the exons ATGAGCTTAAAGGGCGTGCTGATGGCCGCGGCGCTGCAAGGGGTGACGGAGGCACGGGCGAGGATCTTCGGCCATGTCCTGAACCCGTTAGGGAAGCGGTCGCCCCACAAGATCCTTCGCAAAAAGCTCATTGGAGAAAAAATTGCATCGTGGTACCCAGATGACATCAAGAACGAAGACCCCTCTGTTCTTGCCCGCGAGGAGAAAGA GCGATTGGCTAAGTTGGAGATGTTGAAGCGGCGCGGCAAGGGTCCTCCACCGAAGGGTCAAGGAAAACGTGCTACCAAGCGCAAGAAATAA